The following are from one region of the Sardina pilchardus chromosome 4, fSarPil1.1, whole genome shotgun sequence genome:
- the eaf2 gene encoding ELL-associated factor 2: protein MNGTAYSNFDNQEHILKLGETFEKQPKSAFHTVRYDFKPASIDTTCEGELEVGKGEQVTITLPNLEGSTAPVTVFKGSKRPYMKECILIVNHDTGEYRLEKLNSNIAVKKTRAEGSSKIQSRLDQQTSRLSQQLKPGGSSKASSSSKSSPPKEKLSPASPMDDIERELMAEARVMDQMSSGDSSSDSRSSSSSSDSSSSSGSESEDEGRRGQPPAAPPHQGMPILTTTTTSSSSSHMRPEEGGGHLMSTLKNDLQLSESGSESDDD, encoded by the exons ATGAATGGAACAGCCTACTCCAACTTTGATAATCAAGAACACATCCTCAAATTGGGAGAGACGTTTGAGAAACAACCTAAAAGCGCATTCCACACGGTTCGAT ATGACTTCAAACCAGCCTCCATTGACACCACATGTGAGGGGGAGTTAGAGGTTGGCAAAGGGGAGCAAGTAACCATCACACTGCCAAACCTTGAG GGCTCCACGGCTCCTGTGACTGTGTTCAAAGGCTCCAAAAGGCCGTACATGAAGGAATGCATTCTCATAGTCAACCATGACACCGGCGAGTACCGCCTGGAGAAGCTTAACAGCAACATAGCTGTGAAGAAGACCAG ggcGGAGGGCAGCAGTAAGATCCAGTCGCGGCTCGACCAGCAGACGAGTCGTCTGAGCCAGCAGCTGAAGCCTGGGGGGAGCAGCAAGGCCTCGTCCAGCTCCAAGAGCTCCCCTCCGAAGGAGAAGCTCTCCCCTGCCTCCCCCATGGACGACATCGAGAGAG agtTGATGGCGGAGGCGCGAGTGATGGATCAGATGAGCAGTGGCGACAGCTCTTCCGACTCCCgaagctcctcctcctccagtgacAGCTCCAGCTCTAGCGGCAGCGAATCGGAGGACGAGGGACGCAGAGGCCAGCCCCCAGCCGCGCCCCCTCACCAGGGCATGCCcatcctcaccaccaccaccacgtcctcttcctcctctcacaTGCGGCCGGAggaag gtggtggccaTCTCATGAGCACGCTCA AGAACGACCTGCAACTGAGCGAGTCTGGTAGCGAGAGTGACGACGACTGA